Proteins encoded together in one Branchiostoma floridae strain S238N-H82 chromosome 18, Bfl_VNyyK, whole genome shotgun sequence window:
- the LOC118405655 gene encoding collagen triple helix repeat-containing protein 1-like → MNGAECTDPAPIEGIMHTDGVANMFIHRVTTIDGLCYNLPAGPVTVALNVGPCLENRGSGDAYTGWNSYSRIIVEEMDI, encoded by the exons ATGAACGGAGCCGAGTGTACCGATCCAGCTCCCATCGAAGGCATCATGCACACAGACGGCGTAGCCAACATGTTCATCCATCGTGTAACTacca TTGACGGCCTGTGTTACAACCTCCCGGCCGGACCTGTGACGGTGGCCCTAAACGTGGGCCCATGCTTGGAGAACCGCGGGAGCGGAGACGCCTACACGGGGTGGAACTCCTACTCAAGGATCATCGTGGAAGAGATGGACATTTAG
- the LOC118405653 gene encoding alpha-dioxygenase 2-like — protein sequence MVFLAWYQLPVLVAIAWLAYQRQVLEKSALHDTYTTDDDKLKPSVTCPDSTLHARTADGSCNDLDDPTMGMRLYRFGRNAPIEKTFVDNINLLKPNPRHISNKLFKRKEFIPATSINLLAAAWLQFQTHDWFDHGLNQRDNHISVPLFGGDELQKRGIHSLKVFRTVSDPYQTRKDRPKTFRNANTHWWDASQLYGSDAETQLALREMKDGKLKVTSSGLIPLDKKTGVEKTGFSNNWWVGLSMLHNLFTREHNVICDVMKAKYPDMTDQELFDKARLVNAAVMSKLHTVEWTPALLYNDILDVGMNSNWFGLLSQLGDFGNLLKRFLPENYVLTGIPGSAKDLHGVPYSLTEEFTAVYRMHSILPDIIHLQDIKSAKRTGKTYALKDILFSKASKVVEKQGMENLFYTFGVENPGALVLHNYPNTIRDLQLPETQNAEYVDMATVDVLRDRERGVPRYNELRRHLNMAPAETFRDITDDPKVAEELEEMYEGDVEMVDLLVGCMAESPRPTGFAFSDTAFRLFLLMATRRLQADRFYTDYYNSATYTQEGLDWVENATMSSVLLRYFPSLEGALRGVTNAFRPWKLQQEPADSAGREGEL from the exons ATGGTGTTTCTTGCATGGTACCAGTTACCAGTGCTGGTTGCCATCGCGTGGCTCGCATATCAGCGGCAAGTATTGGAGAAAAGTGCGCTTCACGACACCTACACGACAGACGACGACAAGCTTAAGCCTTCCGTGACCTGCCCCGACTCGACCCTCCATGCTCGGACGGCAGACGGTAGCTGTAACGACCTGGACGACCCGACCATGGGGATGCGCCTCTACCGCTTCGGCAGGAACGCACCCATCGAGAAAACCTTCGTCGACAACATAAACCTCCTGAAACCGAACCCACGACACATCTCCAACAAGCTGTTCAAGAGGAAAGAGTTCATCCCCGCTACCTCTATCAACCTCTTAGCGGCGGCCTGGCTACAGTTTCAAACACACGACTGGTTCGATCACGGTCTCAATCAGAGGGACAATCACATCTCTGTTCCCTTGTTCGGAGGCGATGAGTTGCAGAAGCGTGGAATCCATTCGCTGAAAGTTTTCCGGACCGTTTCTGATCCATATCAAACGCGGAAGGACCGCCCGAAAACGTTCCGCAACGCCAACACCCATTGGTGGGACGCCTCGCAACTCTACGGAAGCGATGCGGAAACCCAACTGGCTCTCCGAGAGATGAAAGACGGCAAGTTGAAGGTCACGTCAAGCGGATTGATACCTCTAGACAAAAAGACGGGAGTCGAAAAGACCGGATTCTCCAACAACTGGTGGGTGGGGCTCAGCATGCTTCACAACTTGTTCACGCGAGAACATaacgtgatctgtgacgtcatgaaGGCAAAGTACCCGGATATGACTGACCAAGAACTCTTCGACAAAGCTCGGCTCGTCAATGCTGCTGTGATGTCCAAGCTGCACACTGTGGAGTGGACCCCTGCTCTTCTGTACAACGACATCTTGGATGTTGGAATGAACAGCAACTGGTTCGGACTTTTGTCCCAACTGGGAGACTTTGGAAACCTCCTTAAACGATTTTTGCCAGAAAACTACGTACTGACTGGAATCCCAGGATCCGCCAAGGACCTACACGGCGTGCCGTACTCTCTTACAGAGGAGTTCACTGCAGTGTATCGTATGCATTCTATTCTACCTGACATCATCCACTTGCAAGACATAAAGTCGGCAAAACGTACTGGGAAGACTTATGCATTGAAAGACATTCTCTTTAGTAAAGCTTCCAAAGTTGTGGAGAAACAGGGCATGGAAAACCTTTTCTACACATTCGGCGTGGAGAACCCGGGCGCTCTTGTTCTCCACAACTACCCCAACACCATCCGGGACTTGCAGCTTCCCGAGACGCAAAACGCGGAGTATGTGGACATGGCAACGGTGGACGTGCTGAGAGATCGGGAACGTGGCGTGCCGCGCTACAACGAGCTTCGACGCCACCTCAACATGGCCCCCGCCGAGACCTTCCGGGACATTACGGACGACCCGAAGGTTGCCGAGGAGCTGGAGGAAATGTACGAAGGAGACGTTGAAATG GTTGATCTCCTAGTTGGATGCATGGCGGAGAGTCCTCGGCCCACCGGGTTCGCCTTCAGTGACACAGCCTTCCGACTCTTTCTCCTGATGGCGACTCGGCGTCTCCAGGCAGATCGCTTCTACACGGACTACTACAACAG tgCTACCTACACTCAGGAAGGTTTAGACTGGGTTGAGAACGCGACGATGTCGTCCGTTCTTCTGCGATACTTCCCGAGCCTGGAAGGCGCGCTACGCGGGGTCACCAACGCCTTCCGCCCGTGGAAACTGCAGCAAGAGCCCGCTGACTCGGCTGGACGTGAGGGCGAGCTTTGA